One window of the Triticum dicoccoides isolate Atlit2015 ecotype Zavitan chromosome 3B, WEW_v2.0, whole genome shotgun sequence genome contains the following:
- the LOC119278897 gene encoding disease resistance protein Pik-2-like, with translation MEATAISIGKSVLSGALNYAQSAVAQEVALQLGVQRDHSFIRGELEMMQSFLMAAHDERDDNKVVRTWVKQVRDVSYSVEDCLIDIAVRLEKQSWWCLSRKVLARRYVANQMKDLRAEVEEVSQRNQRYHLIKGSSSNPIVGQPTISGATMSAADDARLRRQKAKMDLIKLINCKDDALRVIALWGTSISELGEVSIIRSAYEDPMIHKNFDCCAWIALMCPFNQMDFIRSIVRQIYVNSFQETGEEGKTTIGAHVLKMMAMKKEDGWAHVFKRFLMQGTVEDGLAYEFKRYLSDKSYLIVLNGMHAIEEWDCIKTYFPNNKKGSRIIVSTEQVEVASLCIGAEDAALVRRKLFADQSLYAFYSKVSQEGRNSTEKGSTSYVASPGINNSTHKNILTRMETIAVLEESCLIGRGNEKEEFIRLISNKDLQQFRVISLWGMGGIGKTTLVRDIYQSQEISGMFDKRACVTVMRPFNSATLIESLTMQFRDNNEMDLRRCLEGRRYFLVLDDLWSRVEWDAIRQYLPETAASCIIITTREENVAKHCSMEERNIYKLNHLGPDDACTLFTKKVFKKTVNLEKQYPELVEQAKLILKKCRGLPLALVTIGGFLASQPKTAFEWRQLNEHISAELEMNPELEIIKAVLMKSYDGLPYHLKACFLYLAIFPEDYKIARRRLVRQWIAEGYSSGVRGKSVEEVLDVYFMELISRSMILPLQQSIYSRKGVDSCHVHDLIREIAISKSMEENLVFTLEEGCSLNNQGTVRHLAISSNWKGDQCEFENIVDLSCVRSLTVFGNWRPFYISDKMRLLRVLDLEGNLDLVDHHLEHIGKLVHLRYLSLRGHTDVFHLPNSLGNLRQLQTLDISGTRITKLPRTIIKLVKMQHILASGIGESNSYMFDEADEQSLMSLPSYSALCCRACCTPRFLAFEAQLGLDYGAQFNRRDVCTAFCCNILPYYAAGGRNPGGVEVPRGIWKLKAMHTLRTVDVSVGKTVLQDIKKLTRLRKLGLTGISMRNSQELCSAIARLSSLESLSLQSDGGTGLSGCLDGLSSPSENLQSLKLIGKLVKLPQWIQGLKNLVKLKLLRLRISEHDAAIQVLGNLPNLDTLCLLRDSFVGEDVRFSFCRGAFPSLKVLQLDWIDIKLVESEEGAAPKLELLQYYDCSYPNVSSLKEYLMFMHGSQ, from the exons ATGGAGGCGACGGCCATCAGCATCGGCAAGTCCGTGTTGAGCGGGGCGCTAAACTACGCCCAATCAGCTGTGGCCCAGGAGGTGGCTCTGCAGCTTGGGGTCCAGCGTGACCATTCCTTCATCAGGGGCGAGCTCGAGATGATGCAGTCATTCCTGATGGCTGCGCACGACGAGAGAGATGACAATAAGGTGGTCAGGACTTGGGTGAAACAAGTCCGCGACGTGTCCTACTCTGTCGAGGACTGCCTCATTGATATTGCTGTCCGCCTGGAGAAGCAGTCTTGGTGGTGTCTCTCTCGCAAGGTGCTAGCACGGCGTTATGTGGCGAACCAGATGAAGGACCTCAGAGCTGAGGTGGAGGAGGTCAGCCAGAGGAACCAACGGTACCACCTCATCAAGGGCTCTAGCTCCAACCCTATTGTGGGGCAGCCTACCATCTCCGGTGCGACGATGTCTGCAGCCGATGATGCAAGGCTGCGGCGGCAGAAAGCAAAAATGGATCTCATCAAGTTGATCAATTGCAAGGATGATGCACTTCGAGTGATAGCGTTGTGGGGCACAAGCATTAGTGAACTGGGGGAGGTATCCATCATCAGAAGTGCCTATGAAGATCCCatgatacacaagaattttgattgTTGTGCTTGGATCGCATTGATGTGTCCTTTCAATCAGATGGATTTCATTCGAAGCATTGTTAGGCAAATCTATGTTAATTCTTTTCAAGAGACAGGAGAAGAAGGGAAAACAACTATTGGGGCCCATGTTTTGAAGATGATGGCAATGAAGAAAGAAGATGGTTGGGCTCATGTGTTCAAGAGATTCTTGATGCAGGGGACTGTGGAAGATGGCTTGGCTTATGAGTTCAAGAGATATTTGAGTGACAAGAGTTACCTAATTGTACTCAATGGCATGCACGCCATTGAAGAATGGGATTGCATTAAAACATATTTCCCAAACAACAAGAAAGGAAGCCGGATCATAGTATCAACTGAGCAAGTTGAAGTTGCAAGCTTATGCATAGGAGCAGAGGATGCAGCTCTTGTGCGCAGGAAGTTATTTGCTGATCAGTCTCTTTATGCTTTCTACAGTAAG GTTTCCCAGGAGGGAAGGAATTCAACTGAAAAAGGGTCCACGTCATATGTAGCCTCTCCTGGTATTAACAACTCGACACACAAGAATATCCTCACTCGCATGGAGACAATAGCTGTTCTAGAGGAATCTTGTCTCATTGGGAGAGGGAATGAAAAAGAGGAATTCATTAGACTAATCTCAAATAAAGATCTCCAGCAATTTCGTGTGATCTCCTTGTGGGGCATGGGTGGTATTGGGAAAACAACACTAGTGAGAGATATCTATCAAAGCCAAGAGATAAGTGGCATGTTTGATAAGCGTGCTTGTGTCACAGTAATGCGTCCTTTCAATTCAGCGACACTCATAGAGAGCTTAACTATGCAATTCAGAGATAACAATGAGATGGATTTAAGGAGATGTTTAGAAGGAAGGAGATATTTTCTTGTTCTTGATGATCTGTGGTCCAGAGTAGAGTGGGATGCCATAAGACAATATTTGCCAGAAACGGCAGCAAGTTGCATAATAATCACCACAAGGGAAGAGAATGTTGCCAAGCACTGCTCAATGGAGGAAAGAAACATATACAAGCTCAACCATCTGGGTCCTGATGACGCATGTACCCTCTTCACCAAAAAG GTATTTAAGAAGACCGTAAATTTGGAAAAGCAATATCCAGAGTTGGTTGAACAAGCAAAACTGATATTGAAGAAGTGCAGAGGGCTTCCCCTTGCACTAGTCACCATAGGTGGCTTCTTGGCAAGCCAACCAAAAACTGCTTTTGAGTGGAGACAACTGAATGAGCATATCAGTGCTGAATTGGAGATGAATCCAGAACTTGAGATCATAAAAGCAGTCCTTATGAAAAGCTATGATGGTTTACCCTATCATCTCAAGGCTTGTTTCTTATATCTGGCCATCTTTCCTGAAGACTACAAGATTGCACGGCGACGCTTAGTGCGTCAGTGGATTGCAGAGGGTTACTCAAGTGGGGTGCGTGGCAAGTCTGTGGAGGAAGTGTTGGACGTTTACTTCATGGAACTCATAAGCAGGAGCATGATCCTGCCACTTCAACAGTCAATTTATAGTAGGAAAGGAGTTGACTCTtgccatgtccatgatctcattcgtGAAATTGCCATCTCAAAATCTATGGAGGAAAATCTTGTTTTCACATTGGAGGAAGGGTGCAGCTTAAATAACCAAGGTACAGTGCGTCATCTTGCTATAAGCAGCAATTGGAAGGGGGATCAATGTGAGTTTGAGAATATAGTAGACTTGTCCTGTGTACGATCATTAACAGTGTTTGGAAATTGGAGGCCATTTTATATTTCTGATAAAATGAGGCTGCTACGAGTACTGGATTTGGAAGGCAACTTGGATCTAGTTGATCATCATCTAGAGCACATTGGGAAGCTTGTACATCTTAGATATCTTTCTTTAAGGGGACATACTGATGTATTTCACCTGCCAAATTCGCTGGGGAACCTGAGACAACTCCAGACATTAGATATTTCAGGCACGAGGATAACAAAGCTACCAAGGACCATCATCAAGCTTGTGAAGATGCAACACATTCTTGCTAGCGGCATAGGAGAGAGCAATAGCTATATGTTTGATGAAGCAGATGAGCAGTCACTAATGAGTTTGCCTTCATATTCAGCATTGTGTTGTAGGGCATGTTGTACACCTAGATTTCTTGCATTTGAAGCACAATTAGGACTTGACTATGGTGCACAATTTAACAGGCGTGATGTATGCACTGCGTTTTGCTGCAACATATTACCTTATTATGCGGCAGGAGGACGAAATCCAGGTGGTGTTGAAGTGCCAAGAGGGATTTGGAAACTGAAGGCCATGCACACACTGCGTACCGTTGATGTCTCAGTGGGGAAGACTGTTCTACAAGATATAAAAAAGCTCACCCGGTTGCGCAAGTTAGGATTGACAGGCATCAGCATGAGGAACAGTCAAGAATTGTGTTCAGCAATTGCTCGTCTCAGCAGCCTGGAGTCACTGTCACTCCAATCAGACGGAGGGACAGGTTTATCAGGCTGCTTGGATGGCCTGTCCTCACCTTCAGAAAACCTGCAGAGCCTCAAGTTGATAGGCAAGCTGGTTAAATTGCCGCAGTGGATTCAGGGCCTCAAAAATCTCGTGAAGCTGAAGCTATTGAGGTTGAGGATATCGGAGCATGATGCCGCCATACAAGTCCTTGGGAATCTACCAAACCTGGACACCCTATGTCTATTGCGTGACTCGTTCGTTGGTGAAGATGTCCGTTTCAGTTTCTGTCGGGGGGCATTCCCGAGCCTGAAGGTGCTGCAGCTGGATTGGATAGACATCAAGTTGGTGGAATCTGAAGAAGGAGCAGCCCCTAAGCTCGAGCTGCTGCAGTATTACGATTGCAGTTATCCCAATGTTTCAAGCTTGAAGGAGTATTTGATGTTTATGCACGGCTCACAGTGA
- the LOC119280298 gene encoding putative disease resistance protein RGA4: MISSFNWAATALGSVLRAKTSEEEWKDISLRSNICTEDSGILPILKLSYNELSSRMKQCFAFCAVFPKDYVIDVDKLIQLWTAHGFIEDQKEVRAETIGKRIFSELASRSFFVDVKQVRVSFNKRWRWHNYSKNTCKIHDLMHDVALSTMEKECALAPEKPGQIEWLPDTARHLLLSCEEPASILNESLAKRSPAIQTLMCDRKMKHPLRHLSKYSSLKALRLYTWSISFPLKSKHLHHLRYLDLSRSDIKTLPEDISILYNLQTLNVSGCDELCCLPRQMKYMTALRHLYTHNCPKMRSMPSDIRKLMSLQTLTCFVAGPTGSECSGVGELQKLNLGGELQLHQLENVTGEDAKAANLKNKKELRELSLEWTVGGRDDARVLEGLKPHDGLQAIRIESYGGTTFPTWMAIMINMVEIHLSDCKKLQWLFRCGTSFTFPNLKVFTLQDLECLERLCEITDEEQDEEIIFPHLEKLCVIGCPKLAMKAKAPKLTGLDFEGVEEEIFLWVARYMTSLTTLNLQNRIDTETTSVSDLSLAQMVEVKERWNHHDFPFAKLSLNGLKSGVTELCACFVRLQWLYINDCDALVHWPEKEFQSLVSLRNLEIADCKHVVGYAQAPAAEPSIASSSQLLPRLEFVRISGCESMVEVFKLPASLRKMEVVDCTKLKSIFSRSLQQGQSASSILQGSPIHSSRVEQFPFPCLEEIFISVCDSLTGVLHLPPSLKKITVYDCCELRSVESHSGEFPSLESLEIGNCETLSSLPDGSQSYSSLEYLTIENCPGIKRLPTCLQQRLSSLRYKSVYARYQETSLVKPKTWRNIIRLDW; encoded by the exons ATGATATCGTCCTTTAACTGGGCCGCAACAGCACTCGGTTCTGTGCTGCGTGCAAAGACCAGCGAAGAGGAGTGGAAGGATATATCACTCAGAAGCAACATTTGCACTGAGGACTCTGGCATTTTACCAATACTCAAGCTCAGCTACAATGAATTATCATCGCGGATGAAGCAGTGTTTTGCTTTTTGTGCTGTGTTTCCCAAGGATTATGTGATTGATGTGGACAAGCTGATCCAACTATGGACCGCACATGGCTTTATCGAGGACCAAAAAGAAGTTCGTGCTGAAACTATTGGCAAGCGGATTTTCAGTGAGCTGGCCTCAAGGTCATTCTTTGTGGATGTGAAGCAAGTCCGAGTTTCATTTAACAAGCGCTGGCGGTGGCATAATTATTCCAAAAATACATGTAAAATCCATGATCTGATGCATGATGTTGCACTATCTACAATGGAAAAAGAATGTGCTCTCGCACCTGAGAAACCAGGTCAGATTGAGTGGCTTCCAGATACAGCTCGCCACTTACTTTTGTCTTGTGAAGAACCAGCAAGTATTTTGAATGAATCTCTAGCAAAAAGATCTCCGGCAATCCAGACACTTATGTGTGATAGGAAAATGAAACATCCATTACGGCATTTATCAAAATACAGCTCTCTGAAGGCATTACGCCTCTATACATGGAGCATTTCATTCCCCTTGAAGTCAAAGCACCTGCATCACCTAAGGTACCTTGATCTCTCAAGGAGTGATATCAAAACACTTCCTGAAGATATAAGCATTCTATATAACCTGCAAACATTGAATGTCTCTGGCTGCGATGAACTTTGTTGTCTTCCAAGGCAAATGAAGTATATGACTGCCCTTCGTCATCTCTACACTCATAATTGTCCAAAGATGAGGAGCATGCCTTCTGATATCAGAAAACTCATGTCACTACAGACACTTACATGTTTTGTAGCAGGCCCTACTGGCTCTGAGTGCAGTGGTGTTGGGGAGTTACAAAAGTTAAACCTTGGTGGTGAGCTACAACTACATCAACTAGAGAATGTGACAGGAGAAGATGCAAAGGCAGCAAATCTCAAAAACAAGAAGGAACTTCGAGAATTGTCATTAGAATGGACTGTTGGTGGTAGGGATGATGCAAGAGTGCTCGAGGGTCTCAAACCTCATGATGGGCTGCAGGCTATAAGGATAGAATCCTACGGAGGCACCACCTTTCCAACATGGATGGCTATCATGATAAACATGGTTGAGATCCATCTTTCCGACTGTAAAAAACTGCAATGGTTATTCAGGTGTGGTACATCCTTCACTTTTCCAAATCTGAAGGTGTTTACACTACAAGATCTGGAATGTTTGGAACGTTTGTGTGAAATAACAGATGAGGAACAAGATGAAGAGATAATATTTCCTCACCTTGAGAAGCTGTGTGTTATAGGTTGTCCAAAGCTGGCAATGAAAGCTAAAGCACCAAAGCTGACTGGGTTAGACTTCGAGGGAGTTGAGGAAGAGATATTCCTGTGGGTAGCTAGATATATGACTTCATTGACAACTTTGAATCTGCAGAACCGTATAGACACAGAAACAACTTCAGTGTCTGATCTTAGTTTGGCACAAATGGTTGAGGTCAAGGAAAGATGGAACCATCATGATTTCCCTTTTGCAAAGTTGAGCTTAAATGGCTTAAAGTCAG GTGTAACCGAGCTATGTGCATGTTTTGTACGGCTTCAATGGTTGTACATCAATGATTGTGATGCGCTTGTCCACTGGCCAGAGAAAGAGTTCCAAAGCTTGGTATCCTTGAGGAATTTGGAGATTGCAGACTGCAAACATGTGGTTGGGTACGCACAAGCCCCTGCAGCTGAGCCATCAATAGCATCCTCAAGTCAGCTCCTGCCACGTCTTGAGTTTGTCCGGATAAGTGGTTGTGAGAGCATGGTAGAGGTCTTCAAACTCCCTGCATCCTTGAGGAAAATGGAAGTTGTTGATTGCACTAAGCTCAAGTCCATATTCAGCAGGAGTCTGCAGCAGGGACAATCAGCATCATCGATTCTTCAAGGGTCACCTATACATTCTTCAAGGGTGGAACAGTTTCCCTTTCCATGTTTAGAAGAGATATTCATATCTGTTTGTGACAGCTTAACAGGGGTCCTCCATCTTCCCCCATCCCTCAAGAAAATTACAGTTTATGACTGCTGCGAGTTGAGATCAGTGGAATCTCACTCAGGAGAGTTCCCATCATTGGAGAGCCTCGAGATTGGAAATTGCGAAACCCTGTCATCCCTACCGGATGGGTCGCAATCATACTCATCTCTTGAGTATCTTACAATTGAAAACTGTCCTGGTATAAAGAGGCTCCCAACATGCCTGCAGCAACGTCTAAGCAGCCTCAGGTACAAAAGTGTATATGCCCGCTATCAAG AGACTAGTCTTGTGAAGCCCAAGACATGGAGAAATATAATCCGCTTAGATTGGTGA